Part of the Benincasa hispida cultivar B227 chromosome 12, ASM972705v1, whole genome shotgun sequence genome is shown below.
GGGTTGAAAAATACTCTCTCTAAGGTTAATCCTTCAGGAATAAAGGCAATTGATGGATTCGGGAACTACAATCTCGAGGTAGGTGGTGTGAAGGGATCTGGTTTTGAGAACAAATCTGTTCTAAATCTGTATTTCCTTGACAGTGGTGATTACTCCACAGTTCCTGGGATCTTTGGCTATGGCTGGATTAAACCTTCTCAACAGTTTTGGCTTCAGCTTACTTCAGCCAAGCTCAAGGTACAAATCTCTGCTATTGAACTACATCATCCAACCCGAAAAATTTGACTAACCCAACCCGAATCAtaaaggttgggttgggttagaacAATTTTTGGGATGGGGTGGGTTGAAATCTTAAAGAACCGTGTCAGTTCTATTCCTGGGTTTAAACACCAAAATTTCGATTCAACATGAACCAAACCAATTATTActattatatataaactttaGGGGGCGTCTTGCCTTAGGAGTTACAGTTGGAGAAGTAGTACCTTGTTTTGTCCAAGGAGTCCGTGGGCCCCACTactaaaaagttttatttaCTCCTTACACTGTGGACCTCATGACTTAATAACTCAGTGCAACAACAAGAGAGACTGCCAGAGAACACAACAGAGAGGGGAGAACAGCGCGAATGGTAGTTTGGGTTGTGAGAGAGCGAAGCAAGACAGGAAGAGAACAAACTAACAAGAGAGAGTGACATGGAGGCATGTGGTAGGTGTGTACTGTGTGGGGGTTTGGTTCGAGTTGAACCGAAATTTTTGGTGTTTGAACCTGCAAACTGAACTGACTGGTTCTTTTAAcatttcaacccaacccaaaaattgtACTagcccaacccaacccttatgATTCGAGTTGGGTTTTTCGCATCGTCACTTTTTTTTGAACACCCGTAGTATTTAGGTGGGCAAAATTGGAGGTGTTTCCTCTTGGAAACTATGTCTTGTATTGTTAAATGTTTGCCTTTCATCTATCCCTTTTGCATTGAAAAATGATGCATCGAGAACTACAATGTTAAATATATAACTTGCACATTTAATAGCTCAATTACAATCAtacttaaacaaataaattacatgTACTTTCTATTGTTGGGTGTAGAGAGCATACATGAACAAGCCATTCCCCCAAAAGAATGCAGCACCTGGGCTAGCATACTTCCACATACCATTGCCAGAGTTTTCGAGCTTCGATGCATCAAATTACACTGGTGTTCGACAAGAAGGGATCAGCTCTCCTTCTGTGAACTCTGGTTTCTTTACTGCCATGGTTGAAACAGGAGATGTAAAAGCAGTATTTACAGGTCATGATCATCTCAATGATTTCTGTGGAGTGCTTACTGGGATAAACCTTTGCTATGCTGGAGGGTTTGGGTACCATGCTTATGGGAAGGCTGGGTGGTCTAGGAGAGCTAGGGTGGTGGTGGCTAACTTGGAAAGAACAGCAAAAGGAAATTGGGGAACTGTCAAATCTATCAGAACATGGAAACGCCTTGATGATAAACATCTCACACCCATTGACAGTCAAGTTCTTTGGAGCAAGAGCTCTCTTGGTAAGCTTCTTActctgttttcttttttatatgttattgttatggaaCTTCTATTGCTCCTTTTTTATGAGTTAAGAAACACAAACACTTTAGTTTGGCTAGTGTTTCAATTGTTAGGACAATGAATCTCCACTATCTTCACAATGGGTATGATATTGTTCACTTTGGCATAAAGCCCTTATGGCTTTGTTTTTAGTTCCACTCAAAAGTTCTCACTTGCATACCATCGATCTCCTCCTCATTTAgtcaatgtgggactttggtttGCACTTCAACAATCCTTCCCTTGAACGGAGGACCACTAAAGTCTTCATTCAAATTGTCATCCATTTGTGTTTACTCCCAAGCAATCACTTTACTAGGCCAACTCCTCTTCCTAGGAGCTCATTCCTTGTCCGATTAACTCAACCACATATCACAATGACCATGTCATAGGGGCACCGACACAACTAAAGGGGTATGGCTCTGATACAACTTGTTCGGATAATGAATCTTCACAATgttatgatattgtccactttgggcatTAGGTCCTCATggcttttgttttttgtttcaccCAAAATGCCTCTTATCATTGGAGATAGTTATCCTTATCTAGTAAATGTGGAATTTTAATCGCACTTCAACATCTTTGTCCAACAAGTGTTGGACACTTGGAGACTCAGACACTTGTTGACATGTGTATTAGACACTTGTTAGTATAATAGATGTGTTAGATACTAGCTAGTCCTACACAATTGAAGTAGGACCAACATTTGTTTAACATGAATCAAACACTACCTAAGTATACTAAGTAGACACacatatgaaaaaaattaataaatttaaagttaaatacatcaaactattttttaaaatatataaatacataaGCTCATTGGCTTTTAATTTCCTTGCTAGAAGGTCGAGATTAGTGATACTCAGCCTTGGTAGAAGATCTAGAGACAAGtttcttacatttttttaaaccaaGAAATAGGATTGGAACCAAAAAAGGGAATAAAGCCACTAGTTGAACGTCGATCTAAAATAtctaggaaaattattttaaatgacaaaactgttaaaaatatttacaactaatagcaaaatatcatagtctatctaagatagactGCAATAGACAACGATAGGCTGCTATCTGTATCatgatagacacaaatagtagtctattgttgtctatcatagatagactgtgatattttgctattatgagtaaatattttgattcatttttctatatttgaaaaaaaccCAAATATCATAAGTACACAATGATATTTTAGATTATATTACTATTCTATTGGTTCCTTTTGTTTTCTTATCATTTTCCCTTCTCGTAAATAAATGAGACCACtacctaagaaaaaaaaagagtaaatgaGACcacaaagttattttttttttatttttattttttttcattatagcATGTATgtatagattttttttcccctGTTGTTTCTAACCTAATGTTACATGATTTTTTATACCATGAAATACCTCCCGAGTACAATTTCAAGTTTTAATATAGTGGTAAGAGTTCAAGTGTCATTCTTAGGACTAATTGTCTAGTTTGATCTACATAAGCTAAAAATAGAGGAAAACTTATCTAAAACTTAGCTAAAGTAAAATCTACCCAAAGGGAGACCATTACAGAAGGTACCTTAAAGTAGTGACTTCATATAGTTCGAACAATGTTTATCCAATTAAACAACTCAATTTAATCATGTATACAATCATAAGTGAAGAAGGTAAAATTATTTAACTGACTCACTCGAGTTCAATTAACTCTCTTGTCTAGAAATAAAATCTAACGTGTCCGTCTCTTTTTTAAGAACAAGCACAACATTATGATCCTTCTTTTAATGACTTCTACGGGAATCTTTCACTCTCATGCAAGAATTGACAAATAGTCGTGCATTCATTGTTCTAGTGTAAATTATACTCTCTCGAgctgaaattaaaattaaaaaaaaaaacaattattgttTGGCCAAGAAAATAAAGGCATTAAGTATTGAGAAGCGCTAAGGTGACTAGCCACTCAATATACTGATGTTAAACAAAAAGTACTGTCAACAACTGTAACAATAAAAATACCAAtaacaaataaacaaacaaaggCACATAGCAGTTTGTAACCCAATTCGCTAATAAACACTTATGTCTGGGGGTAGAAAGCTcaggaaagataatccactgATATTAAAGTGTCAAACAATTTATAATGTAGTAATTATCTGTAATGTATCGACTACTACAGTGGCTCATGTAGAGCTTAACTCACACGACACCTAGACTctccctagatgtgagactccctctcaattGAACTTATACTCCCCCTAAGCATGTTAATATTAGCGTCTGACATTTCAGCACCCAATAGTGTGTGAGATTCCTTTCACGGTGATATCTTTCCTCGAGACAACAAACTCCCTTCACTGATGAATCTTAGGATCTCCCTAAGATAGAGAATTCCTCCTCTAAAGCtgagtcttaggctccccctaagattgAGAATCCCTTCTTTGGCAATTATGGTTTAGGCTCTCCCTAAGCTGTGATAATCTTCAAAGTGTTGCAATCAACGAGTGAAGAACTTAAACAGTGGAATAAAGTGAGCAACGAGCAATAACACAATGTAGAATAATTTGGTCAGAGTACTGCAAATATCTTGCTTTAAAAAACACAAATCAACGTAATAAAACTGGTCACCGAAAGGAAACCAAGACACTCCTTTTATAAACGAATCCAGAAAAGGAAACATCtcccaaaaaggagaaaataagtCATGCtacaataaaggaaaatattacAGTTGGATATTTTCAGATAAGGAAAGTATTTCGTAGAGAAACAAATCTGTTGTCAAAACCTAATGTTAATACTTTCTCTGAGACATCAAAATCACTTCCttagagaaaattataaagCCAATCAACATATCTCCAACAAACTTCCCATTTGGTGAACAATAATAATCACAAAAGTCAAACATGACTAAATGTCATTAAAGAAGTCTTCACAAAAGTAGTTACATTAATAAAATTAGCACAAACCAACCAGAAAGAAACAAAGTCTTCAGATAAGCACAATAGAACACCAAGATGACAACAAAAGGAACAACAGCCACCACGATCCAAACATCAACCACACACTCACTACTTCTCCCCTTTCTGTTGTAAAAAATTAAGCACCGGAAGAGGACGTGCTAGCAGATCGGGCCAAAGTTGCACGCATTGTTGCCAGCAAACCAAGCACAATATCTTTACGCTCTTGAAGCCTCTAGAGTTGATGATAGATGGTGCATAACACGATTTTCGAAAGAGGATTCAATAAATTCGTTACAGAGACCATCAATAGAAGCGTCTGTAGTAATGTCTGGTTCCTAAGCTAGCAACACCCCACAAATCAACTGGGAATAATAAATTGGAAGCTTTAAAGTCTAAAAACTAATATGACGTTTGATTTGATTCATAACAAAAGCACCAAAATCAAAAGAAGTACCAATACCAATATGAAACGACAGAGTAGCTAGGGAGATAAATAAACCAGACTTATGGGAAGACAGACACCAGTTGAATATGTCAATCTTGTGAAGAACAACATATTTCGAGCTCAAGATTGCAGTGGATAATTTCCCTTTCTTGGGCCTGAATGAACGAGCCCCACCAGTTAACTCAAAAGCCAGCTCCCTATAAGATGGTCGCTTCTCAGGAGTCTCTACATACACTGTCCGATTAAAAAACTTATAAATCAAATCAGCGTTGAGATAAACCCATGGCGACACACATGCACTTTTTGGAAATTTGGACTATTGGGATTATCAAACTCAGGGGAGAGATTAACAATAAATTCTCGCACTAATTGAGGATAAAATAAGCctaaattcaacattgttttGCTCAGCTAGGCTTGTAAAATCATATTAACAAGATTAAAACATTCTTGAGTCCGGTCAGACAATTCCTTCTCATTAACAATCTTCCTTTGTACTACATATTTCTACGTGTTGTCACCTTGTTCACTGTAAAAAGATCTCCATCTAAAGGAATAGAAGAAACATTTAGAGGAGTAGTTGCTTTCTTCCCTTGAGTTTTAACAGATGCTCTAGTAACCCAATTAGGAGAAGGCTTGTCAGGATCAACAGAGGTTTTCAACTCACTATCTTCAGAGGAATTAGATACATCCTTAGGCTCATCTTGACCAAATTCAGAATCAGATGTCTCTGATGACACACTATCAACACTTTTGACATTtgtagatttttattagaaCGTTCAGACGGAGGAACATTACCATCAGAATCTTCACTATTAACATTTTGTGCATCTTTATTCTCATGAAAACCTTCAGAATGACCTTCAACTTCCACAACAtttacatcattcccaacaaCTTCCACAGGAGGAACCCTAACCCCTTCTTCAATATTACTAGGGGTCTTAACTTCTTGAATAATAATATTAGCATAAACTTCAAAATTAGTATGAATAGGTAAAGATGCAATGGAGGTCAAAGTTTCAGACACAACTTTGTTAACAAAATCATTCAATGCATGCACCTTTGAGTCAGGCAATAAGACATTCTCTGACTCTATCGAAATAGAGCCAACTTTATCAGTAGGAATAAACTCATAAAGAATAGTTTCCAAAACAGAATCAGTTGTAATATTAGTATCTTCACAAAATGTTCATCAGAAACCTTGGCTTCAGATAATCCTGATAAGAAATACTAGAGACATCTTTAGGGTTTCTAGATACAATTACAAAGTCTTGCATGCTACTCGATGAACCTTCAGACGAAGACTTACTCTCTTTAGGATATATTTCAACTCATTTTCCTACTAAATCAATCAGAGTAAGAGATGAAGAACTTactttctcttttccttttgttttcacTAGTTGGCTTGCACCAGACTGTCTTTGTTTTGCCGAAGAGGGAGCAACATCAACCTCTTTCTTTGTAATAGACATTCCATAAACACGAACACCATACTTGTTTGTAGCAACCGAGGACACATCTTTGACTACCtgttttttatttgctttttcATTATACCTCACCATTTTACTCCCAGACGTACGAGCACCGGTTCTTGTGTTCACCCTCAGAGAATGATATACTTTGAACATAAGTAGACCTTCACACAAGaacaaatggaaaaagaaaccAATCACGATTTTGTGAAGATAACAGACACAATCAACCTGTGGAAAACATAGATTTGGAAAATAGTTCAAGATTAAGAACCATTTAGTCTCCCTGATTTGAGTATCAATCGCAATTAAtacgattttatttttaaacaatcgcttagcattCAACATTTGTTGGGCCCATAAAGTTCAAAGACTGGCCCAAAACATTAATTGCTAATCTTTTAAGATGCAGAGTCCTAAGGCagctcttaaactttcaaaacgATTAGCATTAAGAGCCTTGGTAAAAATGTCagctatttgattttttgtgttAAAACATGTTCAAACACAATCTGTTTGCTTTCAACAAAGTCATGAATAAAGTGATATCTCATGTCTATATGCTTAGTACGATTGTGTTGAACTGTGTTTTTGGATATATTAATCACACTCATATTGTCGTAGAAAAGAGTCATAACATCTTGTGAGACATCATACTCCATTAATATCTGCTTCATCCAAAGTAATTGAGTACAACTACTCCTTGCAGCTCCATATTCTACTTCAAACGTAGATAAGGAAACACAATTTTGTTTCTTGCCGAACCACGAAATATAGTTGTTCCCTAAGAAGAAACAACCTCCAAAAGTACTCTTTCTATCTTATAAGTTAcctgcccaatcagcatcaCAGTAGCCAACTAGAGAGTTATTGCTATCAAAACTAGTTCCATTTATGTATTTGACTTTGCACTGAGTAAATGACTGTTTTTAGGATAGGATCAATATCAATGACAAAGACAATGTTAGGTCTGCTGGCAATCGAATAAAGCAAACACCCAATGATGCTCCTATAAAGACTCTCATTAACATTAGGTCCACCGGAGTCGTTTGGCATTTTTACATGAGTTGGAGCAGAAATTCTTTTAGTACGGGTACTTTCAAGATCAAATTTCTTTACTAAATTCTTGGCATATTTGCTTTGTGATATAAAGATTCCTTTATTTAGTTGTGATTTGAAATCCTAGAAAATAGGATAGTTCTCCTGCCATactcatttcaaattcatcatGCATCTGTTTCACAAAGAGCTCAACCATCTCATGAGACGTTCTTCAGAAAACAATGtcataaacataaatttgaacaattacaAAATTTTCACCATATCTCTTTACAAAGACGATTTTATCAACTCCCCTTCATATGTATCCGTTGTTGGCAAGAAATTGGGTTAGACGCTCGTACCATGCTCACTTTGAATACGTATCACATCCAGATCTTTCTCACGTTGTAGTTGAAGGCAGAGAGGACGAAAAATAGAATAAGTGTCTGATTTTTTATGAAGAAAACACACCCAAGTGTATGTGGAGAAGTCGTCAACAACAACTAGAACATATCATTTACCATCCAGACTCTCAGATTGCATGGGTCCCATTAGATCCATATGAAGAAGTTCCAGAACACGGGAAGAGCTTGAATGGCTTGATTGCTTGTGAGAAGCATGAGTTTGTTTACTAGATGAACAATCTCCACAAATAATTCCAAGAGAAGTTGATAAAGAGAGGAGACCGATTATAACATTAATTGCAAGAGCCTTCTGAATAGTTTTCATGCTTATTGCCCAAGATGTTTATGCCATAGGCTCACTTCATCTTGTCTAGAGAGATGACAAACCTGTGAAGAATGATCAGAACTCCACAGATAACAATTATCATAAGAACGCAAACCTGTCATAACGAGAGCTTTGAGATTGTCTGTGACAACACATTTGTCTTTGGTAAAACTCACATTCCAACCTTGGTCGCATAACTGACTAATGCTAATAAGATTGGTAGTAAGTCCTTCAACAAACATGACATCTTTCAATGGAGGAAGACCTCGaataattttgttttcctttcccaATAATTTTTTCACAAGCACCATCACCAAAAGTGACTTTTTCGGAACTGATAGAATTGAGATCAGACAAATAACGCTTTTCACTAGTCATGTGTCTAGAGCTTCCACTATTAAAATACCAGTCACCTTTAGCAGAGGTTCTGAGCAAAGTTAGAGCCACATTACATTTGTTCTGAACATTTTTCTCTTCCCATACTTATTTGACTCTTGTATGGTTTTTGTGATGGTTCTGTGAGAAGTAGGAAGCACTCATAGAATATGTGGGTTTGTAGAGAATCTTCAGTAATTGATAGCAAAAAAGGCGTTTGAATCCTACATTTCCACAATAATGACAAACCTCCTTGATCTAGTCAAGTGATTATCTTTCAATACAACGTTGTTGGTAGATTTACCTGTAAAGCCATAAGACTCAAGATCTTCAGCTCTAACAAACTCAATCTTTTGCTTCCCTTTTAGTTTCACTTGATTGTAATGTTGGCTTCCTCTTTTAGAAAAGCCAAGTTCAGAGTTAACATCAATAGATTTTCCTTTCGTCAAAATTTTTTCCAGAGTTTCAGTGCCAATATTCAACATTATGACATTCTTGCATATTGAATCATTTTCAGCTTTAACTTGAGAGAGTTCACGCTTCATATCTGCAATAATAGACACAAGTCTATGATTGTCAGCTATCAAAGTCCCAATTATTACTTTTATCATCTTGCCATTTGAGAAAAAGAGTATGATAAGAGGGATCTGTAGACTCAATTCCTGCAATATCATGATCGGTCTTTGCATACACATCATATTAAAACATATCACATGATGAGGTGTCCGAGGAGATGTTGCTAACAAGTGCTTTGACATCATCCTCTGAGTCACTGCTATCTTCGGATTTAGTATTAGACAAAGTTAATACATATCCTCTGCTCCGTCTCTTTAGAAAAGTGGGACATTGAACCTGTATATGATCGAATCTACCACACTCTCGACATTCGAAGTTATTTTCCTTGTGCGAGAGTAGATTACTTGACTTGCCAACTTCCTTTTTACTATTTTGAGATCTGAGTTAATTGAAGGGAGTAGAACCACCAGACTTGTTATTGTAAGAGCTAGACCTCTTACCAAAATGTTTGAGCACACGGTTAAACTGTTTTGAAACTAAGGCAATCGATTCAGCAAGGGGATCTTCTGATTCTCTATTGTCACTAACCAAGACTTCTTTAACCGCAGATTGAAGGAcaattcccttatttttcttttcgacTTTCCCATCAAAGAACATTTCAAAAGTGAGTGAGGGACAAAATAATTCGTCTATTCTCAACTTTATTATATCTTAAGCTTCCTCAATGACGGTGGCTTTCATGTTAAATCTCTTGGGTAGAGATCTAAGTACTTTCCTGataagtttttcttttgaaatcttATCTCCGAAAGCAAATGACTCATTTGCAATATCTAGCAAATATACATCGAATTCAACAATGGATTCTTTACGTGCATTATAAGATGCTCAAACTTTGATGTTATCAACTGTAGCCTGGATATCATTACTTTAGATGTTCCCTCATGAGCAACAAATAAGATGTCCCATGCCTCCTTAGCTGAGACACATGTGTTAACTAATTTGAATATGTTGCGATCTACACCATTGAATATGACATTCAAGGCACGAGAATTTCCCAAaagacttcatcttcttctttagaCCACTGGGATTCTGGCTTCAAAATTTCCTTTCCATCATCAGTTTTGATGGTAGGATGAGTTCATCCGGATACAACAACCTTCCAGGTTTTGCTGTCAATCGACTTCAGAAAGGTAGTCATTTGAGCTTTCCAGTAAGAATAGTTTGTTCCATCAAGAACAGGTGGAAGTGTGGTAGAATATCCTTCCTTCATTCTGTCCATGATCGAAGCATCTGAGATAAAGGTGACTTGTTCTGATACCAAGTGAAAAAGCATTAGGGTGACTCCTCACTCGATATACTGAAGTTAAACAAAAAGTACtgacaacaattgtaacaacaaAAATACCAACAACAAATAAACAAGCAAAGACACACAACAGTTGGTAATCCAGTTTGGTGATAAACACCTACGTCGGGGGGATAGAAAGCCTaagaaagataatccactagtATTATAGAGTTAAGCAATTTACAAtgtagtacttatctgtaatagaCCGACTATTACAGTGGCTTAACTCACACGAAACCTAGGCTTCCCCTAGATGTGGGACTCCCTCTCAACTGAACCTAGCGTCTGACACTTCGACACCCGACAGTGTGTAAGACTCCTCACGATGATATCTTTCCTCAAGTCAACGAACTCCCTTCATTGATGAATCTCAGGATTTCTCTAAGGCAGAGAATTCCTCCTTTGGAGTTGAGCCTCAGGTTCATTCTAAgattgagaatcccttctctgaCAACTATAACTTATGCTCCTCCTAATCTGTGATAATCTTCAAAGTGTTGCAATCAATGGATGAAGAACTTGCACAACAGAATAAAGTGAGCAACGAGCAAGAATACAATATAGAACCATTCGACTAGAGTATTGCAAATGTCTTGCTCTCAAAAACACAAATTGGCGTAATAAAACTGCTCACCGAAAGAAAACCAACACTCCTTTTATAGATAAATCAAGAAAAGGAAATATCTcctaaaaatgagaaaataagtTGCACcgcaataaaggaaaatatcagACTAAATATCACAGTTCGATATTTTCAGACAAGGAAAGTATTTCGCAAAGAAACAAATCTGTTGTCAAAACCTGATGTTAATACTTTCAAAGAAAATTGCAGAACCACTTCCTCagagaaaattataaagttaatcCAACATATTTCCAACCAACATAAAACACATGCATGATTCTTATAACCATAAAATTAATCTAAACATTGAAACTCAGCTACTATCAAATGTCTAAAATAAGAGTTCAACCATTCAATATAGCAATACAAACCAACAACTCAGATAAAAAGTCCAAAAGAAAACTACAAAATGATGGCAAAGAAAGTACTTTTACACATGCCACACTATCGTTCCTATTGTGAAGTGCGCATTTCCTGGCATTGAATCTTTTCCTTGTCTTTTGAGAATGCTTTCTAAACTCCCAAAATTAATCTTCTCAAACTGGATTGAAAAATTAATATCCCTTTTATAACAAAACCTAATCTTAGTATCTCAATGCTTCCCTTAAAATATCATAATATCCTCAAATTTTAACGTAGCGCCTTGACACTATGAACAAAATTCTTTACAAATAACAACATGCGTCTTATTGATTGACAAAATGCAAAATTTCGTAGCGTCTAGATGCTATGAGCAAGTGTCGAGACGCTGCCCCTGCAATTCCCTATTGACTCGTCTTCATTGAGACATTAACCCACTTGGGAATTCTTGCTACAATGCTCCTATTTATGACTTCGATGCTCTAAAACACTCCATTATGTTATGCTCCCATTACTCCAATAACTTGTATGGTTCATCATTTTCACTCGATTTACTCAAATCCTATAAAATAGCAAGAAAAACATCTAACAGTAACTTAAGCTTACTATGATTTCTATCACTTAttattgtaaaatattaaataacatGATACATGTCTAATTCCTATTTAGATTTCAGTCCATTCCTATTTGACATCAAGAAAAACATTCATATTTCCATTGATTCATAAATTACATGTAAGTATTCTTACTTattcttaattattttcttGTGAAGGTGGCGTTGATCTAAATCTTTGAGAAATGAATGTGATAAAAGATCCGCTCTACCATGCAAATCATAGCACGTGGGCATGCCAATTGACAAAGAAAATTATCATATAGTCATTGTAATAGAAATGATCTATTccttgttattatttttattttttttacaagagTAGCTATTAACCATAGAGAATGGTtgtttgttataaataaatttttttgtttaaaaaaaacaatatgtgGATAGAGGAATTGATGAGGTcgaaaatataaacattattaGATCAAAACTTATTAAATGGATAATTTGAACTCTTCCCGCATTTTACTGTGTGATTGTAAATAGTAACTACTTTGTAAGATATTATATTAGATTGaattatataattgaaaaataattcaaGTGTGTATAACTCAATTAACatacaaaaaaaatgttagtGACCACAAGGTCTATTATTCAAATCTTTTCACATCCAATTAATTGAGACATGTTAAAAATCTCATATAGAAAAGATAAGAAAACTAACCACCACGGAAAATTACTCGATCAAATAAATTAGACCGACTATTAAATACTTTCTCATTCACAAGCAAATCAGATTCAAAATGCTTACATTGGGAGTGCTGCTCAAGCAcaaaggctgtctcttatacacatctatgCTTACATTGGGAGTGCTGCTCAAGCACAAAGGTCTGGGATCTTGAAACATTTCCTTCACGAATATAACAAATGAAATCGCTTCCCTGCTGCGACACAGAAACGTTGAGAAAGTCGATTCCCTGCTGCGACACAGAAACGTTGAGAAAGTCGATTCTCTTATCTGTTGTCGGAAAAAAGGACCTAGCATCATTCTCAAACCACCTGCAAGCTTTTTCTTTCGTATTGAGAAAGATGCTTCTTCAAAGAAAGCAGGGACCAGACGTTACGGTACTATCAATTAATATGTCCATGCTTCATAGAGCCTAAATTTGGCTAGGAA
Proteins encoded:
- the LOC120068044 gene encoding probable inactive purple acid phosphatase 29; the encoded protein is MSMAVLSPLFLLLLLSVSFPAAKSTAVQRNHPMRLRFGKDGEFKILQVADMHYGNGKDTPCEDVLPTQFASCSDLNTTAFLRRMILAEKPDFIVFTGDNIFGFDVTDAAKSLDAAFAPAIASNIPWAAILGNHDQESTLSREGVMKHIVGLKNTLSKVNPSGIKAIDGFGNYNLEVGGVKGSGFENKSVLNLYFLDSGDYSTVPGIFGYGWIKPSQQFWLQLTSAKLKRAYMNKPFPQKNAAPGLAYFHIPLPEFSSFDASNYTGVRQEGISSPSVNSGFFTAMVETGDVKAVFTGHDHLNDFCGVLTGINLCYAGGFGYHAYGKAGWSRRARVVVANLERTAKGNWGTVKSIRTWKRLDDKHLTPIDSQVLWSKSSLGGVDLNL